ACAGGAACAAAGTCAATGGCACAAGGAATACCCAAAGCGCGAAATAGATACACAGCAAAATCAGTCACTTCCCTACATGTACCGGATAAGTATTGTACATATTCCGGTCCTATATGTCCAAATGGATATGGCGTTACAGAAGTATAATAATAGCTCTTATCAGGTAATTTACTTATTAGATAATTAGCAGCAACAACCGGATCTTCAATATCTAATGAATCAGACATACGCAAAGAATCCAACAACGAATTATATTTTTCATAGTACGTTTCACGCCAGTATGCTAACGGTTCATCCCCTATCCGATAAGGCAATATATACTCACAAAATGTTTCAAACGAGATATTTTTTCCCCAAGGTTGTTCCTGCCAGACTTTAAAAGCCCAATCAATGTTATGACATAGATAAGCAGAATCTATCTCCATAATGTCACATTTCTTCTCAAATGCCTTTATAGCCCCATACACATTCTTAACCGAATCAGCAACCTGTTGTGGCGTTTGCCCTCTACTTCTTTTCAACCATGTATAATAAGACTTATAATTATCCAATTGTTCTCCAACAGAATAAGTATAAAAAGGCATATTTTCTATCAGAAAACAAACTGCTTTATACTTTAAACTATCAGTAGAGTCTTTTTGATAACGATAAAGCACTTTTTCCAACTCCATCCTATTATCTTTCGCAACTTGTAATACAGTTCCTAGAGAAGTCATTGATTCTTCTCTAAATACTACTTTCTTGATAAGATACCATCCTAATAGAATAATAATTATGAGTTGGAAATATCGTAAATGCTTTATCATATGCTTATTCATTTTGCATTTCCACTAATTTTCAATTTAAATGGAGCATTTTCGGCATTACAATAGACTGTAATTGTTTTATTAAAATATTCCGGATGCTCTGCCTTATATCTCACCTTCAATTTTATACTATCTCTTGGTTGGATTGGATTGGAAGAATATTCTATAACGGTACAACCACAAGAACTTACGACTTCATTTATAATAAGTGGCTTATTACCACTATTAGTTAATATGAACTCACCAATTTGTTCATAATGCCACTCAAAAGCTCCCATATCCAGTTTTGATGCAGACAAAATGGCTGTTGTTTTTAATTCTTCTTTTTCATTCGAAATTTCTCGTCCTAAAATAAGATCTAAATAAAGTTTTTTTATCTTCTGATTATAAACAGGATTACCAACAGCAAGTACTTTATTTGCTCTATCTAGCAAAAAAGTATGAAACATCATTTCTCCCGGAAAATGATTCAATTTATTTAACGAGTCTTTCTCATCGAAGCATACAGGATATCTAAAATTATCTACCATCAAATTATAAGAAAGTTCCATTTTATTTTTAGGATAAATAAAATATAAAAATTGAACAGTATTAGAAGATAATGAATCAATCTGAGCCATAAAACCTTTCCATGCCAATAATCTTAGTTTGCAACTGGTACAACCTACAGAATCAACATACACTACTATTTTATATTTATTTCTTTCAACCTGAAAGTTTACTGTATCCTTTCCACCAATTGTAAAAATAGGATTAATCGGGAAAACTATTTCTTTGCTTTCCCATTCTCGTATTAAATCCACTATTTTTTTTTGTTTACTATCTATACAAGATATAGACATAAATAATAGTATACAAAAAACAATATATTTCATTCAATTTAAATACTTAGTTCATTATTATCTATAATGCATTCAATTAACAGAAGAAGACATTATTGAATACTTTTCCAATATTGATTCTTTTGTTTCAAACGCATACACATTTCCATTCAACACACATAACGAAGAATATAATGAGCCAGCCAACTGATATACACCTTTTAATCTGATATCAGATTGCAACTCAAAAACAGCCACTGTATTAGCTTTATATCCCATAGTTTCATAAGAAGACAATAAAAGATAAATCTGATTTCCATCCATATATGCATCTTCACAAATAATGCCATAACTATTGGAAGACATAGGTTGTGTATCCAAATAAGCTAAACTTCTCTTTACTACCTCCAAACTTGAATAATCATAATCCATTATTTTCTTCTTATCAAAATTGTACACTTCAATTATTGCTTCATTATCTGAGATACTAACATATCCAGAAGAAGATTTAAAGAGATAGCGCCCATTTCTTACATACTCCATATCTGTATGTGCAAATAAAGTTCGTTCCCCCCAATATGAAACAGAATCAGATTGTAACTTCATTTTTCCAAAAGCTCCCCTTCTATCAGTTACACTCATTTCCATATAATCATTTCCTGATACTACGAAACGAAATTCCGGCATTAAACCAACCTTTTCTGATAAACGATATCTGGCTATTATATTACCATCCAGCCCATATGATATGAGTTTAGCACAACCTGCATCTAAAACATAAATTATATCATTATCTATTATGAAACTTGACACATTACACAATTCCTCCGGACCTTCCCCCATACGCCCTATTAGTCCTTTGAGATTCAAACAACTATCCAACTTTATAATTTGATTTCTATATTGTTCAACAAAATAGATGTCATTATTATACGTAAGCAGGTTTTTCACTCGCCCTAAGAATAAAGTATCAGAAAATTCTGATACTTTATCTTTTACTGATAATCTTCTTACTAAATCTTTTTCTGAACAAGAAAATAGACTCATCAGAAGAAATAATAATACAAATACATACTTCATATTATTCAACAACTGGTTTTAATTCCATCACATTTCACCCATCTTGACAAAACTGTAGCATGACGCTCACATACTCTTCCTGAGCATTCAACAAAATCATTAGGTCCTCCACCGCCACAAGAGACACGAGCAGTACACGTACCTTCAGTCTCACCGCCTGCTAAAGCTTCTACATTAACCAAAGCCAAAGTTGATAAATCTACAATAATTTGTGTTTTATACACATTAAATCCCGCAACAACGGCAATAACAACAACGGCTATAAGCCCCATCATTTTCTTTTTCATTCTGTCATTTTTTAAATTGTTCTTTTTCGTTTTTCTTCTGTATCTATCATTTCAACAGAATAGCAATAGTTTGCTACATTAATTTTTTATTCTTATGTTTGCAGCGGAATCTTTTTTTAAAGGTTTAGGAGCAGATGATATGTAAGCAAATCCGGCAAGATGAACAAACTCATCATTCTGCTCCTTTAATCAAGTTAATTATCTAATTCAACCAAAGCTAAACTTTAGTATTGGCTGATCGCTATTTACATCTGTCGCCATTATCGTTTTAGTAGTTTCATCTACATAAATACCATATATATATTGTTCGAGTATATATTTGCATAACGGTTCTCCTTTCAAACTAAATACATAAATATATTTTCCACCATCAGGAAGGCTTCCGCTTTGTCTCGCTATCTCCTTAAAAGGCGTTCCATGAAACACCGCATAAATAGCACAATCAGTTACTTGCACATCGCTAAATCCCATTATACCTGTTGGCATACCATATCCATCTGATATTTTGAATTCAGGTTCGTCGTGCTCACCGATACGAATTACATGAGTACTATCTTTTAAATTATAAACTTCAACCACTTCTCCCAACTGAGTAACAGCAGCCAAAATACTATTACGAGGATTATAATCTAAAAAGCTACGCCATGCCTGTGCTAATGCCGGACGGGCTTCTTGCAAGGCCTTCTCATTTGTTGTTGGTATAGCTCCTATTTTCTCTATTAGCTTACCTTCACAACTAACCTTCATAAAACGACTCTCACCTGAATAGTCAGGAATGACAAATGTTGTATCATTATATATGGCAAAATCAAGTGGTCGAAGTATATCTTCATCCAATGCCACCGTTTCCTCACGAAGCAGTGAATCACCGGATGAAGAAAAATCTAACCTAGTTAATTCGCTTTTGTTAGCATCTAAAGTCCATAATATATGGTTATGTAAACGAAAGTTCTCCATTGACAACATTTCTGTGGGAGAATCTCCTCGTCTACCAAAAGAAGATAGATACCGGAAACTTGGGTATTGGAATAAATGCCCATAATAATCGAAACCATGTAAATCCATCACAATAGCTTTATCCCCTTCTATCCGTATCCGAAAAGGATAACGGAACAAGGCTGTATCAAGCTCTATTACTTCTCCTTTCAATTCTTTTTCTTGCGGAAATCTGGAATAAGGTAATACATTGTCTGCATATTCCTTATATTTCGTTTTGCAAGAAATAAAGAGAAATAGAAAAAGAAGGAGAAGAAGAATACTATTCTTCAAGGCTATATCCTCCAAAAATATATTCAACCTTTTTATGAGATACAGGACAATCTAAGGAACCAGTTCCATAACAACGAGTAATGGCCGCGTGTTCACCAGCAGCTAACGCTTCAACATTATATAATAGAAAAGTATTATGCACTTTACTATTACTATGTGAAACAAAATATTTAGTAGACAAAGCAGCTACCATACACAATAACAAAACTATTAATTTCTTCATACTATCTTTGTGTTATAAGATTAATTATGGCAACAAAAATAGTAGTGAAAAAACAGATTAGCAAACTATGCTGCTGACCATTTCGGACATGGCAATATTTTTTTCTCTAATAATCAAATGCAAATTAAAATATTCCCATTTCATCGATATTTTAGCTATTTGACTCAAAAGAAGAATTCTCTGAAATAATTAGTTGATATGCACCAACTTTCCTTAATATATTTAATGAAGGATCTATTCCATTGATAAATGAACGTAAACGTCCAACCGCTTTATGCATTCGTTTGTCATTACCTGAACCATCAGACCACAATGTATCTATAATTATATTATCCTTTAGAATATAGTCATTATTACTTGCATTTAGAAATAATTCCAAAAGCAAACAAGCTTGAGCCTGATTTTTTTTCTCAATGCCATTTACCATTACAACATTACGGTCTGCATAAAATATTATATGTTCACCCAATTTGTATGAGCGTATGGGAGTAGTACTCACTTTCTGAACTTCTTCGATTACATGAATTTCTACAGGAACTTCCTTTATCACTTCAACAGGAACCTCATTTATAATTTCCACTATCTCTTTACAATGAAATGAATGTATCTTGCGACGAAGAGCAATAAAAGACTTATAAAATCCATATCCCAAAATCAAATATAATGATAAATACAATAGTATCTCTTTATAAATCATACTCCATATAGAATAATACAAGTAACCCTTTACTTCTATCTCACAAGCATAACCTATATAACGGGTAAATACTATATTGGAAGAGTTACACCATTCGCTCTGATATGTATTTTGCAATTTTACACCACCATCAGTGCTCGTTAAGGATATGCACAAAGCTGATCTTAAAACAATAGTTGATAATTCCAATTGTGTTCTCCATCTAACATTCAAAGAATCAGGTTGAAGTGGTTTCTTTTTAAATGCAACAGAATGCAAAAGACGTACATTAGTATCATCAGTTATATTCAGGGTACTTTTCTCTATATCAAGCAGATACTCATGTCTTCCAGACTCATCTTCCCAATAAACAATACTCGAAACATCATCAGTCACTGTAGCTAGATTAAAATTAAGCGAAATATCACCCTTCAAATTCCTGTTTATCAGCTCCTGATTTATTGCCTCACCAAAGGCTACTTCCGCTTTCTTCTTAAGTTCTGATAATTTCGATTCATAAGTGTACTTGCAAGCAAAGAAAAATATAACTCCACCGATGCAGGCAGCAATAAACAACAAAATAACATTATAAGTTCTCATCATGTTTCATTTTATATCCTTTTTCAAACACAAAGGTAACATTATTTAATTAATTCGCGAATAAGCCAAACAATATCTATAGTGCGAGAAACTATATTCTTGCAGTTTCAACAGAGAATGGAATGTCAACTATGTCTCCCACAATAAGAGATTCTGTTCTATTTTTAAGATTTCTCCTTTTAATATTCAATTCAAAATCGAGCAAATAGAAAAATAAATGTATAAATTAATGTAAGAATATGCCATTCATGAGCTAAAAACTGCATAAATGAGGAATAAAAAACGAGTTATTCTCCCCTAACTAAGCTCCGTTCCTTTAAAAGGAACACATCGTTGGTCGGTGAGAGTCGATGCTTTTCTCACCGACCAACGACGTGTTCATCGGTGTGGCTTGATATAACCTGTATATTTCCGGCTATTTCATGCCTTATTTTGTCAAAAACAAATATAGCAAAATATTATATAGATTCCCAATCTTCCGACAGATACATACAATTAGGTCATTATTGCAAACAATAGGTACTATTATAACAGATAAATAGAAGCATCACAGATTCCCACAGTGCCTGATCACTCACATATTTACTTGCACAACATACTCTGTCTAAATTTCAAGCAGGAAAAACGCATAAAGTATCCTATTTTTATGTATGGTCTTATTTTAATAAAAGAGCACTTTTAGCAAATAACGATTAAAAATAGAAAATATACGGCCAGACAGTTCCATATTTGGGAACTTTATTCTATCTTTGTATTAAATAAACAAGGAAGATATGAAAATTATCGATGCGGAAAAACTGGAGAAGTTTGTGAAAAAGCACGCCGATGCAGAGAACGCTATTGAAAGATGGATAGAAATAATCCAAAGTGCCGAATGGAAAAATCACAATGAATTGAAAAGTGACTTTCTTTCAGTTGATTACGTAGGGAACGATCGATATGTTTTCAATATCAAAGGGAACAAATATAGGATTATTGCCGTTGTAGTGTTTTTCGCAGGACGTTTATATATACGTTTTGTAGGAACACATGCTGATTATGACAGAATAGATGCTAAGATTATATAAAAGGAGGTGGATTATGAAAATAAAAAGTGACGCTGAATATAGAAGGTGCAAAAGAGGAATAGATAAAATCATTCACACTGGCACTAACCTTGGAAGTATGGACTTACTTGATCAATCAGACAAGGATGAACTTATTCGTTTGTCTGATATGGTAGAAGAATGGGAAGCCGCTTATCATCCTCTACCGGGAAAAGTTTCAACTTTAATAACGGACGAGATTAGACGTAAAATGGACGAAGCCAATCTTAACCAAATTGAAGCGGCAGAAAAATTAGGCGTTTCCAAATCTCGAATAAGTGAACTATTATCTGGCAAAAGAGCGCTTAACTTGAATTTAGTGAAACGTTTGCGGGACAATTTCGGAATTCCAGCTGATTTTATCTTAGATAATATGTAGAAAAGAATAAGATGAAATAAGGGCGTGCCGTGACACGCCCTTAAAAAATTATGTTCAAATTCTACTAAGAATATTCTATCTCCCACTCTCCCAAAGTCCTTGTTGTGCTATCAAAATTCACGCCAACTTTAACAACCTTACGATGGTCTATCTCATAAGGAATGGCATATTGTTTACTATTGATTTGTGCCAACGCTTCTTCGGGAGTTCCGTCTACCTTAAACTCAAGCACATAAATCGCATCAGGCATCTTTATCACTATGTCAGCCCTGCCAATTGCATTCTTGACTTCTACATCCACATATTGCCCCATCAAACGGAATAACAAATAGAATATGGTTTGATAGTGTTTTTCCTGATTGTTTTCCAAATCATAGGGTATAGAAGAAAAGAAAGAACGAGTACGAAGAAGACATTGCTCAATATCACCTTTCATCAAGTCTCTTACGAAAGAAACTACATAGAAATTACTTTCTCGGGTGGGTTGGTTGAGATAGGAAGGAATCAGCGTCTCAATAAAGCCTATTTTAACTTCTTCGTTCGGATAGCCTAATGTGTATGTACGAAAAAGAGGTTCATATCCTTTGATAGTCAGATAACCACTCTGATAGAGTACAGGAATCGGGTCTGTGATAACCTCTGTCGCTTTATCAAAGTCTTCATCTTTCACTTCCATCTTTTCCAGTAGATTGAGATTGAAGTCCATTCGCTGTAACATCTCAATCAAGAAAGTGGGCGTACCGGTAGAGAACCAAAAGCTTTTATATTTCCTTTGAGAAAAAGCATTGAAAAGACTAAACGGATTGTAAATATCTTCACAATTTTCACTAAAATGATAACCGTCATATTGGCGTTTCAAATGCTGGCAGGCTTCTTCATAAGTCTCATTGTTCGCTTGGGCTATCCTCTCAATATCCGGTTGCATCTGACTCCGCAATTCCGGCTCTGTTATACCGCAAATAGTACTATAATCATCACTCATACTAATATTCTGCAAGTTGTTTAACTCACTGAATATGCTCATCTGACTGAATTTACTGATACCTGTCAGAAATAAAAAACGAAGATATTGCCCTTGGGCTTTGAGAGGGCTGAAGAATTTACGCATCTCGGTTCGTAATTGTCCTTGTAAAGCAGAGTCACTATTACTATCCAATAAAGGTGCATCATATTCGTCAATCAATACGACAACCTGCTTTCCTGTCTGTTGATAAATTCGTTGAAGCAAACCTGTCAAACGGGCTGCATAACTCGTTTCTTCTTCATTTTTCCCATAAGTCCTCTCCCATCCGCTCAGATAAAGATTCAATTGTTCCTGTAAGTCTTCAATAGCGGTATATTTTGTTCTGCTGAAATCAATATGCAACACAGGATAAACAGTCCATTCCTGTTCCAACTGCTCTATTGCCAGTCCTTTAAATAAATCTTTTTTCCCGGAGAAATAGGCTTCCAGAGTAGAGACTAGAAGACTTTTTCCGAAGCGGCGGGGACGGCTAAGAAAATACACAGTATCAGTATGGACTAATTGATAAACCAATGCAGTTTTATCAATATATACACAATTCATATTACGTAACTGCTCAAAATTCTGTATCCCGATAGGATATCTTCTGAATATCTCTTTCATATAATTCTAATGCTTTTGTTGAAACATGAACAAAGATAACGTTTTTACGCATACCTTGTATAAATATGATCCGAATTTGAGATTTGCCCCATATTATTGTCATTTTAAAATAGTGACGCTATCCCACCAACATAGTGACGGTATGTGCTTAGGATAGCGTCACTATCCCGGGCACATACCGTCACTATATTCAAACCGGATATTTCCGGCTGTTTTCCTTAGTTTCCGCGCTGTGTAGGCAGGGTAAATTCCTGCGAATCGCAAATCATTCCGTTCTCGTCCGCCACTGCTACACGGAAAGTCACTTCACCGTCTTTCAGTCTTTCGCCTGCATGAATCGAGGCAGTGTATCGGATACCTTCGCCCGGAAGAACTTCCTCTATCATCACCGAAGGAGAGATGCCGAGATGTTTCACCTTTTCGACTGTTTCTACCACAGGAACCACATTATATACAGGCTTCCGGCCATCATTCATAATCTCAAAGATTATCTTGCTGTTCTCCCCTGCATCAATCACATGGTTGCGGTTATCATCAATAAAACGAATCCTGCGCAATTTCAGTTGGGCAAGCGGACGCTGAACCTGCTGCGGCTGTTTCTTGTATTTCTGAACACGGACTTCACGCACTTCAGGAATGTAGGCATCTTCTTCTATTTGTTCCTGTCTCGGCGCTGTCAACGCACTTCCTATTGCCGCGCCGGCAATGGTTCCTACGATATTTCCGATGGCAGAACCACGGTAACCGCCACGCCAGCCACGATTATTATCCCCGACAAGCCCGCCTATCGAACTTCCCAGACTACCACCGATAGAAGCACCTGCTACGATAGCTCCCGGATTCCCCATACGCCCCGACGCACATCCGCTCAAAATCAAAGCGGAAAGCAAAATTACTGTTAGTTGTTTCTTCATGAACCTCTCTATTTAGTGTTACTTCTCTTATTCTACCACTTTAAAACGAGCAAAACGCAATAATAGTTGCTTGTCACCCGCATTTTTGAAATGAATGGTGGCTTTTGCGTTATCTCCCGTTCCTTCTACTTTCATCACCTCTCCCAGTCCGAAACGTTCGTGCTCTATCATTTGTCCGGCTTGCACTCCTGCCACCGATGCAGAACCGGAAGACGACGCCTGAGTTCCCCCACTGCTGCCTACCGCACTTACCTTCTTCAAGTTTCTCGGCACACTGGGAGCTATTATCTGCGCCTTCGGCCGTTCGCGCTGTTCTGAAGAAGAGGTACTTCCGAAAGGTGCACGCGACGGAGAAGCAGAACGGGTAAATCCGCCTTCTATCTCTCTGCGGAAACGTCCCGCACCTTCATCCACCGAACGGCTGACTCCCGACTCATGCGGCATCTTCAAGAAATCAACATCAATATCCCGCAAGAAACGGCTGGGACTTCCAAACTCCATCTTTCCGTAACGGAAACGGGTTTTGGCAAAAGACAGAAAACAATGCTCTTCCGCACGGGTAATGGCTACATAGAACAAACGACGTTCTTCTTCCAACGCACGTGGTGAGTCTCCTACCATGCCGCTAGGGAACAGGTTTTCTTCCAGACCGACCACAAACACATTCCTAAATTCCAATCCCTTGGCGGAATGGACGGTCATCAAAGTTATTTTCTCCCCGTCATCCGCCTTATCGGAATCCTGGTCGGTAAGCAATGAAATCTCCGAAAGGAAATCGGTTAGGAATATATTCGGATTGCCTTCTTCCTGCCGTAAAGCACAGAAGTCGTTCATACCGTTTACCAACTCTTCTATATTTTCCTTGCGGCTCAGATTCTCAGGAGAAGTGTCCTGGCAGACATCGTTGATAATGCCGGATTGACGGATAATATCCGTTCCAATCTCGTATGCGTTCTTATCTGCCAAGTCCGCAATAAAGCCTTCTATCAACTCACGGAAACCTTGAAGTTTCGTATGTGTCCCTTTGTTGATATTCAAGCCATAGCTCAACGGCTCGCAGAGCGCCGCCCACAGGCTGACTCCATTATCGGTGGCTGCCGATATTATCTTGCCGACGGTAGTATCTCCGATACCACGGGCAGGATAATTGATGATACGCTTGAACGCTTCTTCGTCATTCGGATTCACCACCAGACGGAAATAAGCGATAACGTCTTTTATCTCCTTTCGTTGGTAGAACGAAAGTCCGCCGTAAATCTTATAAGGCATCGTCCGCTTCCGAAGAGCTTCCTCAAAAATACGGCTTTGCGCATTCGTACGATACAGGATAGCGAAATCAGCATAGCCGTAGGAATGTTCGCGGCGCAGTTCGGCTATCTTATTCGCCACAATATCACCCTCTTCCACATCGCTGTATGCCTGGAACACACCGATAGCTTCCCCTTTCTCTTTTTCGGAGAATACGGCTTTCCGTATCTGACGCTCATTCTTCTCAATCAAGCTGTTGGCAGCACAGACAATGGTCTGTGTGGAGCGGTAATTCTGCTCCAGTTTGAAGACTTTCGTATTAGGATAGATTTTCGTAAAATAGAGGATATTGTCGATATCCGCTCCACGGAAAGAATAGATGCTTTGTGCGTCATCCCCTACGACACAGACACGCTGGTTCTCTTTGGTGAGTTGCAGGACGATGCTGTGTTGGGCATAGTTGGTATCTTGATACTCGTCTACGAGCACATAGCGGAACTGCTCCCGATAGCGGGCCAGGACTTCCGGGAAGTCACGGAACAAGATATAGGTATATACCAACAGGTCGTCAAAGTCCATAGCTCCCGCCTGGCGGCATCTTTCCCAATAACGGGTATAGATGTCGCGGATAGCAGGCATCTTGGCTGCCATATCGCCTTCGTACGCTTCCTTATTGGCAGCATATCCCGTAGGAGTGACCAGATGATTCTTGGCGTTGGAAATACGGGATTGCACAGTTCCCGGTTTATAGGTCTTTTCGTCAAGCCCCATTTCCTTGATGATGGAACGGAGCAGGCTCTTACTATCGGCCGTATCATAAATGGTAAACTGGGAAGTAAATCCGATATACTGCGCTTCGGCACGAAGGATACGGGAGAATATGGAATGGAAAGTCCCCATCCACAAATAACGCGCCCGCTCCATACCTACCAGGCGGGCAATACGTTCTTTCATCTCACGCGCTGCTTTATTGGTAAAGGTCAGTGCAAGGATGTTCCACGGATTGTAACCGTTCTCCAGCAAATAGGCGATTTTATAAGTCAACACGCGCGTCTTCCCCGAACCTGCACCGGCTATCACCAGTGAAGGACCGTCGTTGTAAGTCACTGCTGCACACTGACTCTCATTCAATTCCTCTATATAATTGGTATTCATAACAGCATTATAAAAACAATGAGGTTTTTTAACAAACCCTCGGCGTTCAATTTTGTTCTCAATACAAAAGTATAATATTCATTCGAGAATGAAGGTATTTTTATGATTTTTCATCACTAACTATTTTAACCTAACCCCCAAAAGCAATGAAAAGAGGTATATTTTTGACAATTATTTTAAGTTTGTGTCTGGTCGCCTG
The DNA window shown above is from Bacteroides faecium and carries:
- a CDS encoding DUF1573 domain-containing protein, which translates into the protein MKYIVFCILLFMSISCIDSKQKKIVDLIREWESKEIVFPINPIFTIGGKDTVNFQVERNKYKIVVYVDSVGCTSCKLRLLAWKGFMAQIDSLSSNTVQFLYFIYPKNKMELSYNLMVDNFRYPVCFDEKDSLNKLNHFPGEMMFHTFLLDRANKVLAVGNPVYNQKIKKLYLDLILGREISNEKEELKTTAILSASKLDMGAFEWHYEQIGEFILTNSGNKPLIINEVVSSCGCTVIEYSSNPIQPRDSIKLKVRYKAEHPEYFNKTITVYCNAENAPFKLKISGNAK
- a CDS encoding 6-bladed beta-propeller: MKYVFVLLFLLMSLFSCSEKDLVRRLSVKDKVSEFSDTLFLGRVKNLLTYNNDIYFVEQYRNQIIKLDSCLNLKGLIGRMGEGPEELCNVSSFIIDNDIIYVLDAGCAKLISYGLDGNIIARYRLSEKVGLMPEFRFVVSGNDYMEMSVTDRRGAFGKMKLQSDSVSYWGERTLFAHTDMEYVRNGRYLFKSSSGYVSISDNEAIIEVYNFDKKKIMDYDYSSLEVVKRSLAYLDTQPMSSNSYGIICEDAYMDGNQIYLLLSSYETMGYKANTVAVFELQSDIRLKGVYQLAGSLYSSLCVLNGNVYAFETKESILEKYSIMSSSVN
- a CDS encoding NVEALA domain-containing protein — translated: MKKKMMGLIAVVVIAVVAGFNVYKTQIIVDLSTLALVNVEALAGGETEGTCTARVSCGGGGPNDFVECSGRVCERHATVLSRWVKCDGIKTSC
- a CDS encoding BF3164 family lipoprotein; protein product: MFLEDIALKNSILLLLLFLFLFISCKTKYKEYADNVLPYSRFPQEKELKGEVIELDTALFRYPFRIRIEGDKAIVMDLHGFDYYGHLFQYPSFRYLSSFGRRGDSPTEMLSMENFRLHNHILWTLDANKSELTRLDFSSSGDSLLREETVALDEDILRPLDFAIYNDTTFVIPDYSGESRFMKVSCEGKLIEKIGAIPTTNEKALQEARPALAQAWRSFLDYNPRNSILAAVTQLGEVVEVYNLKDSTHVIRIGEHDEPEFKISDGYGMPTGIMGFSDVQVTDCAIYAVFHGTPFKEIARQSGSLPDGGKYIYVFSLKGEPLCKYILEQYIYGIYVDETTKTIMATDVNSDQPILKFSFG
- a CDS encoding NVEALA domain-containing protein, which encodes MKKLIVLLLCMVAALSTKYFVSHSNSKVHNTFLLYNVEALAAGEHAAITRCYGTGSLDCPVSHKKVEYIFGGYSLEE
- a CDS encoding helix-turn-helix domain-containing protein produces the protein MMRTYNVILLFIAACIGGVIFFFACKYTYESKLSELKKKAEVAFGEAINQELINRNLKGDISLNFNLATVTDDVSSIVYWEDESGRHEYLLDIEKSTLNITDDTNVRLLHSVAFKKKPLQPDSLNVRWRTQLELSTIVLRSALCISLTSTDGGVKLQNTYQSEWCNSSNIVFTRYIGYACEIEVKGYLYYSIWSMIYKEILLYLSLYLILGYGFYKSFIALRRKIHSFHCKEIVEIINEVPVEVIKEVPVEIHVIEEVQKVSTTPIRSYKLGEHIIFYADRNVVMVNGIEKKNQAQACLLLELFLNASNNDYILKDNIIIDTLWSDGSGNDKRMHKAVGRLRSFINGIDPSLNILRKVGAYQLIISENSSFESNS
- a CDS encoding type II toxin-antitoxin system HigB family toxin, yielding MKIIDAEKLEKFVKKHADAENAIERWIEIIQSAEWKNHNELKSDFLSVDYVGNDRYVFNIKGNKYRIIAVVVFFAGRLYIRFVGTHADYDRIDAKII
- a CDS encoding helix-turn-helix domain-containing protein encodes the protein MKIKSDAEYRRCKRGIDKIIHTGTNLGSMDLLDQSDKDELIRLSDMVEEWEAAYHPLPGKVSTLITDEIRRKMDEANLNQIEAAEKLGVSKSRISELLSGKRALNLNLVKRLRDNFGIPADFILDNM
- a CDS encoding ATP-binding protein — encoded protein: MKEIFRRYPIGIQNFEQLRNMNCVYIDKTALVYQLVHTDTVYFLSRPRRFGKSLLVSTLEAYFSGKKDLFKGLAIEQLEQEWTVYPVLHIDFSRTKYTAIEDLQEQLNLYLSGWERTYGKNEEETSYAARLTGLLQRIYQQTGKQVVVLIDEYDAPLLDSNSDSALQGQLRTEMRKFFSPLKAQGQYLRFLFLTGISKFSQMSIFSELNNLQNISMSDDYSTICGITEPELRSQMQPDIERIAQANNETYEEACQHLKRQYDGYHFSENCEDIYNPFSLFNAFSQRKYKSFWFSTGTPTFLIEMLQRMDFNLNLLEKMEVKDEDFDKATEVITDPIPVLYQSGYLTIKGYEPLFRTYTLGYPNEEVKIGFIETLIPSYLNQPTRESNFYVVSFVRDLMKGDIEQCLLRTRSFFSSIPYDLENNQEKHYQTIFYLLFRLMGQYVDVEVKNAIGRADIVIKMPDAIYVLEFKVDGTPEEALAQINSKQYAIPYEIDHRKVVKVGVNFDSTTRTLGEWEIEYS
- a CDS encoding glycine zipper family protein, translated to MKKQLTVILLSALILSGCASGRMGNPGAIVAGASIGGSLGSSIGGLVGDNNRGWRGGYRGSAIGNIVGTIAGAAIGSALTAPRQEQIEEDAYIPEVREVRVQKYKKQPQQVQRPLAQLKLRRIRFIDDNRNHVIDAGENSKIIFEIMNDGRKPVYNVVPVVETVEKVKHLGISPSVMIEEVLPGEGIRYTASIHAGERLKDGEVTFRVAVADENGMICDSQEFTLPTQRGN